A region from the Musa acuminata AAA Group cultivar baxijiao chromosome BXJ1-10, Cavendish_Baxijiao_AAA, whole genome shotgun sequence genome encodes:
- the LOC135595495 gene encoding cullin-associated NEDD8-dissociated protein 1-like, protein MANISITNILEKMTGKDKDYRYMATSDLLNELNKEGFKSDSDLEMKLTSAVLQQLEDAAGDVSGLAVKCLAPLVKKISEDRILEMANKLCDKLLNGKDQHRDIASIALKTIVSEVNTTSLAQRILASLGPQLIEGITNPGKSTEIKCECLDILGDMLQRFGNLMTKDAHEELLSALLSQLGSNQASVRKKSILCIASLASSLSDDLLAKATFEVVQLLKSKNIKPELTRTNIQMIGALSRSVGYRFGPHLGDSVPLLINYCMTASESDEELREYSLQALESFLLRCPRDISPYCDDILILTMEYLSYDPNFTDNMEEDTDAEGDDEEEDDESANEYTDDEDASWKVRRAAAKCLQAIIMSRPEMLIKLYYEACPKLIERFKEREENVKMDVFNTFIELLRQTGNVTKGQVDIDESSPRWLLNQEVPKIVKSVNRQLREKSVKTKVGAFSVLKELVVVLPNCLAEHIGSLVSGIEKALTDKSSTSNLKIEALVFTRLVMASHSPSVFHPYIKALSSPVLSAVGERYYKVTAEALRVCGELVRVLRPNFETSTLDFKPYINPIYNAILARLANQDQDQEVKECAISCMSLVISTFGDNLQRDLPACLPILVDRMGNEITRLTAVKAFAVIANSPLRIDLSCVLEQVVSELTAFLRKANRALRQATLGTLNSLVVAYGEQITSSAYEVIIVELSTLISEADLHMTALALELCCTMMTDRISSQSVGLTVRHKVLPQALILIRSSLLQGQALQALQRFFASLVHSANTSFDALLDSLLSSAKPSPQSGGLAKQALYSIAQCVAVLCLAAGDQKCASTVEMLKGILKDDSSMNSAKQHLALLCLGEIGRRKDLSMHVHIENIVIESFQSPFEEIKSAASYALGNIAVGNLSKYLPFILDQIDNQQKKQYLLLHSLKEVIARHSIDQTGQSEFQESNVEKILNLLFNHCESDEEGVRNVVAECLGKIALIEPKKLVPALKERTASPTAFTRATVVVAVKYSIVERPEKIDEILYPEFSTFLMLIKDSDRHVRRAAVLALSTAAHNKPNLIKGLLPELLPLLYDQTVIKKELIRTVDLGPFKHVVDDGLELRKAAFECVDTLLDGCLDQMNPSSFIIPYLISGLGDHYDVKMPCHLILSKLADKCPSAVLAVLDSLVDPLEKTINHKPKADAVKQEVDRNEDMIRSALRAIASISRISGGDYSLKFKMLMNNIMSTASLSEKYHFVRSE, encoded by the exons ATGGCAAATATAAGTATAACAAATATTCTGGAGAAG ATGACGGGTAAGGATAAAGATTATAGATATATGGCAACATCAGATTTACTTAATGAATTGAACAAGGAAGGTTTTAAATCTGATTCTGATTTGGAGATGAAGTTGACAAGTGCTGTCCTCCAACAACTAGAAGACGCAGCTGGAGATGTATCTGGTTTAGCTGTGAAATG TCTGGCTCCTCTTGTCAAGAAGATCAGTGAGGACAGGATTCTGGAAATGGCCAACAAGCTCTGCGACAAATTGTTAAATGGGAAAGATCAACATCGTGATATTGCTAGTATAGCCTTGAAGACAATAGTCTCAGAAGTTAACACAACGTCCCTTGCCCAACGTATTCTAGCTTCTCTTGGTCCTCAGTTGATAGAGGGCATAACTAATCCT GGGAAGAGCACTGAGATTAAGTGTGAATGTCTTGATATATTAGGCGACATGCTCCAGAGATTTGGAAACTTGATGACAAAAGATGCTCATGAGGAATTGCTGAGTGCACTTCTGTCCCAGTTGGGTTCTAATCAAGCCAGTGTTAGAAAGAAATCAATTCTTTGTATTG CTTCTCTTGCCTCAAGTTTGTCAGATGATCTCTTGGCTAAGGCGACATTTGAAGTTGTTCAGTTGTTGAAAAGTAAGAATATAAAGCCTGAACTTACACGAACAAATATTCAGATGATTGGAGCTTTAAG TCGCTCTGTTGGATATCGTTTTGGACCACACCTTGGTGATTCGGTGCCGTTGCTTATTAATTACTGCATGACTGCCTCGGAATCTGATGAAGAACTCCGTGAATACAGTTTGCAG GCATTGGAGAGTTTTCTACTTAGGTGTCCGAGGGACATATCTCCATACTGTGATGACATTCTAATTCTAACTATGGAATATTTAAGCTATGACCCCAACTTTACTGATAACATGGAGGAGGACACTGATGCTGAAGGGGAtgatgaggaggaagatga TGAAAGTGCAAATGAGTACACCGACGATGAGGATGCCAGCTGGAAAGTTCGAAGAGCAGCTGCAAAGTGCTTACAGGCTATTATCATGTCACGACCGGAGATGCTTATAAAGTTGTATTATGAG GCATGTCCTAAGTTGATTGAAAGATttaaagaaagagaagagaatgTCAAG ATGGATGTATTTAACACATTTATCGAGTTGTTACGGCAGACTGGTAATGTGACAAAGGGACAAGTTGACATTGACGAGTCAAG TCCACGATGGTTATTGAACCAAGAAGTGCCCAAAATCGTGAAATCAGTTAACAGACAACTCCGTGAAAAATCTGTCAAGACTAAG GTTGGGGCATTCTCGGTATTAAAAGAACTTGTGGTTGTCTTACCTAATTGTCTTGCTGAGCACATTGGCTCACTTGTTTCTGGGATTGAAAAGGCATTGACT GACAAATCTTCCACCTCGAATTTGAAGATCGAGGCCCTTGTTTTTACCAGATTGGTTATGGCTTCACATTCACCTTCTGTATTTCATCCATACATCAAG GCCCTCTCTAGTCCAGTTCTATCTGCTGTTGGTGAAAGATACTATAAAGTAACTGCTGAAGCATTACGTGTCTGTGGAGAGCTAGTCCGTGTTCTTCGTCCTAATTTTGAG ACATCCACTTTGGACTTCAAGCCATACATCAACCCTATTTATAATGCCATATTGGCACGTTTGGcaaatcaagatcaagatcag GAGGTTAAAGAATGTGCTATATCTTGCATGAGCCTTGTAATTTCAACTTTTGGTGATAATCTACAAAGAGATCTACCTGCGTGCCTTCCCATACTCGTTGATAGAATGGGAAATGAGATTACCCGACTCACAGCCGTGAAG GCATTTGCTGTAATTGCTAACTCACCTCTTCGCATAGATTTGTCATGTGTCTTGGAACAAGTTGTTTCAGAATTAACAGCATTTTTGCGGAAG GCAAACAGAGCTTTGAGGCAGGCAACCTTAGGAACACTAAACTCCCTTGTTGTTGCTTATGGCGAGCAAATCACCTCATCAGCTTATGAAGTTATAATAGTTGAACTTTCAACCCTTATAAG TGAAGCAGACCTGCATATGACTGCTCTTGCTTTGGAACTTTGCTGCACAATGATGACTGACAGAATATCCAGCCAAAGTGTTGGTTTGACTGTTAGGCATAAAGTTCTTCCTCAAGCACTCATATTAATCAGGAGCTCTCTGTTGCAGGGTCAAGCTCTGCAA GCATTACAAAGATTCTTTGCATCATTGGTTCATTCAGCAAATACAAGCTTTGACGCACTATTGGATTCACTCCTTTCAAGTGCTAAGCCTTCACCACAGTCTGGGGGCCTTGCTAAACAAGCTCTTTATTCAATTGCACAGTGTGTTGCTGTACTTTGCCTAGCAGCAGGTGATCAGAAATGTGCATCCACTGTAGAAATGCTAAAAGGCATTCTGAAAGATGATAGCAGTATGAATTCT GCTAAACAACACCTGGCTTTACTATGTCTTGGAGAAATTGGAAGAAGGAAAGATCTTAGCATGCACGTGCACATAGAGAATATCGTTATCGAGTCGTTCCAGTCTCCTTTTGAAGAGATAAAATCTGCAGCATCTTATGCTCTTGGAAACATAGCTGTGGGCAATCTATCTAAATATCTGCCATTCATCTTGGACCAAATTGACAATCAACAGAAAAAGCAATACCTTTTGCTTCATTCTTTAAAAGAG GTTATTGCAAGGCACTCTATTGATCAAACTGGCCAAAGTGAGTTTCAGGAATCTAATGTTGAGAAGATATTGAACTTACTGTTTAATCATTGTGAAAGTGATGAAGAAGGGGTTCGCAATGTAGTTGCTGAGTGTTTGGGCAAAATTGCACTTATTGAGCCTAAGAAGCTTGTGCCTGCACTGAAG GAGCGCACGGCAAGTCCTACTGCATTTACAAGAGCAACAGTTGTTGTTGCTGTGAAGTACTCAATTGTTGAACGGCCTGAAAAGATAGATGAAATCCTGTACCCGGAGTTTTCTACATTCTTGATGCTAATTAAAGACAGTGACAGA CATGTTCGACGTGCAGCTGTCCTGGCTCTAAGTACAGCTGCTCATAACAAGCCAAATTTGATTAAAGGACTTCTTCCTGAATTATTACCACTGCTCTATGACCAGACTGTTATCAAG AAAGAATTGATAAGAACAGTTGATCTTGGTCCTTTCAAGCACGTCGTAGATGATGGTCTTGAACTTAGAAAAGCAGCTTTCGAGTGTGTGGACACATTGTTGGATGGTTGTCTGGATCAAATGAATCCGTCATCTTTTATAATTCCTTACCTGATATCTGGTTTAGGTG ATCACTATGATGTGAAGATGCCATGTCATCTTATCCTCTCAAAACTTGCAGACAAGTGCCCTTCTGCTGTCCTTGCAG TTCTGGACTCACTGGTTGATCCTCTTgaaaaaaccatcaatcacaagccGAAGGCTGATGCTGTGAAGCAAGAAGTAGACCGTAATGAAGATATGATCCGGAGTGCTCTTCGAGCCATTGCTTCCATAAGTCGCATAAG TGGAGGTGACTATAGCTTGAAGTTCAAGATGCTGATGAATAACATTATGAGCACCGCATCACTCTCCGAGAAGTACCATTTTGTGCGCTCTGAGTGA